Genomic segment of Mycobacteriales bacterium:
ACCAACACCTGGATCCTTCGCGAGCCCGGCGGCACCCGCTCGATCGTCATCGACCCCGGACCCGAGGACGCCGGCCACCTCGGCCGGGTCGGCGACGAGGCCGGGTCGGTCGCGGTCGTCCTGCTGACCCACGGCCACGTCGACCACTCCGAGGGGGCGCGGACGTTCGCCGAGCGGGTCCATGCCCCGGTCCGCGCGCTCGACCCGCAGCACCGGTGGGGTGACGAGGGACTCGGCGGAGGCGACGTGGTCGCCGCCGACGGCCTCGAGGTGCGCGTGGTCGCCACGCCTGGCCACTCCGCCGACTCGCTCTGCTTCCACCTGCCGGCCGACGACGCGATCCTCACCGGCGACACCGTCCTCGGCCGCGGCACGACGGTCGTCGCCCATCCCGACGGCCGGCTCGTCGACTATCTCGACAGCCTGCAGCGGCTGAGGGGCATGGCCGACGCCGGACTGCGCACGCTGCTGCCCGGCCACGGTCCGGTGCTCGCCGACGCGGCGGGCGTCCTCGACTTCTACCTCGCCCACCGCCAGGAACGCCTCGAGCAGGTCCGGGCAGCGCTCGCGGCGGGCGCGACCTCGCCGCGCGACGTTGTCGAGACCGTCTACGCCGACGTCGACAGGGCCGTCTGGCCGGCCGCCGAGCTCTCGGTGAAGGCGCAGATCGACTACCTCCGGGACCACGACGGGTGAGCCGGCTCGCCTGCTCCGTCTGCGCGACGCCGGCGGTGCCGGGCGCGCGTTTCTGCTTCAACTGCGGCGCACCGCTCGAACGGCCGGCCGAGTTCGGCGACGGCAGCGCGGAGCGGCGCCTCGTCACCGTCCTCTTCGGTGACCTGTCCGACTTCACCGCGTGGGCCGAGGATCTCGACCCGGAGCGGGTCGGCGGCGTCACCGACCGGGTGCTCGCCGAGCTCGCCGCGGCCGTCACCGCGGTCGGCGGCCACGTCGACAAGCTGACCGGCGACGGGATCATGGCGGTCTTCGGAGCGCCGACCATGCACGAGGACGACCCGGAGCGCGCCGTACGCGCCGCCGCGCAGATGCAGGCGTCGCTGCGCCGGCTGATGGAGCAGGAGGTCGGTGGCGGCCGCCGGATGGGGCTGCGGGTCGGGCTCAACACCGGCGAGGTGCTCGCCGGTGTCCAGGCCAACATGGCCTACACGGTCGTCGGCGACACGGTGAACACCGCGTCCCGGCTGGCCGACGCGGCAGCGATCGGCTCGGTCTACGCCGGCCGCGAGACCGCGCTCGCGACGATGTCGATCGCCTCCTGGCGGGCGCTGACCCCGCTGCGCCTGAAGGGCAAGCGCGAGCCGGTGCCGGCCTACGAGCTGCTCGGGTTGCGCCCGCCCGGGGCCGTCCGGCTCGGCGTGGGCGAGGAGGCGCCGTTCGTCGGCCGGGACGCCGAGCTGGGTGCCCTGATCGGGCGGCTGCTCGACGTCGAGCAACGGGCCCGACCGGCGACGGTCGTCGTCACCGGGGAGGCCGGCGTCGGCAAGACCCGGCTGGCCGCCGAGCTCGCCCGCTTCACCACCCAGGCGCCGAACCAGTGGGTGCTCTGGGGTCGCTGCACCCCGTACGGCACCGGTCGGGCGCTCGCGCCGATCGCCGAGTGGGTCCGCACCGCCTGCGGCATCGCCGAGGACGAGTCGGAGGAGCAGGCTGCCGACCGGGTACGCCGGACCCTCGCCCGGTTGGAGCGCCCCACCTACCGCCACCCGTTGCCCGCCAACGTGGTCGAGTGGCTGCTGTCGCTGCTCGGCCTGACTGCGTCGATGCCCGCACCTCGAGAGACCGCGGCCCCGGGGACGACGAGCGAGGGGACCGACCCGCTGCTCGACGCGGTGCTCGCTCTGCTCGACGGCCTGTCCGCCAGCGGGCCGCTGCTGCTGATCGTCGACGACCTGCAGTGGGGCACCCCCGAGCTGGTGGCCGCGCTCACCACGCTCATGCAGCGGCTCGCGGGCCCGGTCTTGCTGGTGTGCCTGGGTCGCAGCGACGTCCTCGCCGACGGTGACCTGCCCGACGACTGGTGGACGGGCCTGCCCGACCCGGAGCTGCTGCCGGTGACGCCGCTCGACGACGCGGCATCGAGCCGGCTGCTGCGTGCCTACCTCGACGGTGGGGAGCTCGACTCGGCGGCGCAGTCCTTGCTGATCGAGCGCGCGCAGGGAAACCCGTTCTTTCTCGCCGAGCTGCTGCACCTGCTGGTCGACCGGGGGGTGCTGCGGTCGACCGATGACGGGTGGCGGCTGCAGAGCCAGCTGCCGACCGAGATGCTGCCGGCCGGGGTGCAGTCGGTCCTCGCGGCGCGGTTCGACGGCCTCGACCCCGTCTCCAAGGCGGTGCTGCGGGATGCGGCCGTCGTCGGCACCAGGTTCGCCGCGTCGACGCTGGTCGCGATCGATCCACGGCCGGACGAGGAGATCGAGTTCGCGCTGCAGGGGCTCGATGCGCGCGGCATCATCACCCAGCTCAGCGACGGCGACGGCCCGACCGCCTACACGTTCGCGCACACCCTCGCCCGCGACGTGGTCTACGCCGCGATCCCGAAGGCGGAGCGAGCCCGGCGGCACGCGATCGTCGCGACCTGGGCGGCGGGCAGCATGCGCGGACCGCGCGGGGAGGTCGACGCCTTCGTCGCGGCCCACGCCGAGCGGGCGGCCGAGCTCGCCGACGAGATGCAGCTGCCGGCCGACGACCCGGCCTGGCAGGCGCGGCAGTCCGGATTCGCGGCCCTGACCCGGCTCGGGCAGGCAGCGATCTACCGCGGGGACAACGGGCGGGCCGAGGTGGTGTTCACGCGGGCGCTGCTCGTCGGCGGCGACGGTGTCCCCGAGGACGGGCGGCTCCCGGCGCTCACCGGGCGGGCATCGGCGCGCGTCGCCCTGCACCGGCTGGTCGACGCGGAGGTCGACCTCGAGGCGCCGTTGCAGGCCCGCGACTTCGGCGTACGCGCCGCCGCCCTCGTCGTCCTCGGCGAGATCCGCCGCCAGCGGGGTGAGGACGACGCGGCGCGGCAGGCTCTCGTGTCCGCGCTGACGATGGCCAGCGACGCCGGTGTCGACCGGGTGACCGGTGAGGCGTTGCGCCAGCTGGGCATGATCGACTACCAGGCCGGCCGCCTGCAGTCGGCGGAGCAGCGGTTCCGCGAAGCCTTGCAGCTGGCCGAACGCGTGGGCGACGACCACGGCGCCGGCTGGGCCTACCAGCACTGGGCGTGGAGCGCCACCACGCGGGGCGACTGGGCCGTGGCCGAGACGACGCTCGCGCGGGCGGGCGAGCTGTTCGCTTCGCTCGACGACGGCAGCGGCCTGTCGTGGTGCGCCGGGACCGAGGCGTTCGTGCGGCTGCTGCAGGGGCGCTACCACGAGGCACGCCAGCTGGCCCAGGGGCTGCTGCCGCTCGGCAAGGCGATGGGCGAGCCGTGGGGGGTCGCGGCCTGCCAGACGATCGACGCGTTCGCCGCTGCCGAGCTCGGTGACATCGAGGCAGCGCGGGCCGGGGCACGTGCGGCGTACGACGGGTTCGTCGCGCTCTCCGACACGTGGGGCAGGGCGATGGCGCTGACCGCATGGGGCGCGGCGGAGCGGGGGGCCGGTCGGCCCCGCAAGGCCATCGACGTGCTGGAGGACGCGGTCGACTGCTCCGCACAGGCGCAGCACGCGACGACCGAGGCGCTGTCGCTGGGGGTGCTCGGCTACTGCCGCCTCGACCGCGGCGACAGTGCGGGCGCGGAGAAGGACGCCCGCCGGGCGCTGGAGCGCTTGCAGGGCATGGACCTCGAGCCGCCGGCATTCGTCGGACCCAAGGTGCTGCTCGCCCAGGCGCTGCGGGCGCAGGGACGGCTCGACGAGGCGCTCAGCCTGCTCGAGGAGGCCGCCGCATCGACCGACGCGCCGTCGTTGATCTTCCCGCGCCGCCAGGCGCTCGCGCACTGCGCGGGCGCGCTGCTGGAGGCGGGCCGGGACCGCGAGGCGCTCGGGATGATCGGCAAGGCGTTCGAGGTCGAGGCGGAGGACATGCGCTCGCGGATCGTCGCCCTGCGGGTGCTCGGCAACTGCTACCTCGCCGCCGGGGACGTCCCCGCCGCGCGTTACGCGTTGCGGCAGGCGCTGGCCCTGGCCCGCTCGAGCCAGCAGGTCTCGGAGGTCGCGGCCACCGAGCGCACCGCCAAGGCCGTGGGTCTCTAGCGCGCGCGGCGTTCCAAGCGGTCGACGTCCAGGAGGGTCACCGTGCGGCCCTCGAGGAGGATCCAGCCGCGGCTGACGAAGTCGGACAGCGCCTTGTTGACGGTCTCGCGGCTGGCGCCGACCAGCTGGGCGAGCTCCTCCTGGGTCAGGTCGTGGGTGACCCGCACGCCTTCGTCGGTCGCGGTGCCGAACCGGGTGCCGAAGTCGAGCAGCACCTTGGCCACCCGGCCGGGGACGTCGCTGAACACGAGGTCGGCCATCGCCTCGTTCGTACGCCGCAGCCGCTGGGCCAACGCCTGCAGGAGGTGCGCCGCGACGCCCGGCCGGCCGGTGAGCCAGGGGCGCAGGTCGTCGTGGGCCAGCGAGAGCAGCGTGCTCTCGGTCACGGTGGCGACGCTCGCCGTGCGCGGCCGGGGGTCGAACAGCGACAGCTCGCCGAACATGTCGCCCGGGCCGAGGACCGCCAACATGTTCTCCCGCCCGTCCGGCGACGTGCGGTAGATCTTCACCTTCCCGTCGAGGACGACGTAGAGCCGGTCTCCGTCGTCGTCCTCGTGGAAGATCACTTCACCGCGCTCCATGCGCTCCTCGCGCATCGCGGAGCGCAGCGCTTCGCTGGACTCCGCGTCGAGCGCGGCGAACAGCGGCAGCTGCGCCAGCAGAGCGTCCACGGCTCCAGTCTGGCCTATGAACGCAGCCGGCGCGGGGCGCGCCGCCGCCAGTAGCGCTCGAGCGCCGGCGCCAACCCCTCGCTGACGTAGGTCTCGACCTCTTCCGGCCGCGCCGTCTCGAGGAACTGCACCACCCGCTCGCCGAGGGCCTCCTGGCGCAACGGGCGCTCCACACGCTCCATCACCAGCGCTCCGCAGAGGAGGAGGGCCGGGAACAGCAGGGTGAACAGCAGCAGCATCGTCATGGCAGTCCTGCCCACCGGTCCGTCCGGTGACACGCCTCCATGATCACCCGTTTGCGGCTGCTAGCAAGTCTCCATCCGTCGGCAGCGTCGGCAGCGCGGACAGGCACAGCGTCGGGTCCTCCCGGTAGCGGGCGATCAGCTCGCCGGTGGCGGCGTCGATCCGCTGGTGCAGCGCGCTGCGGTACGCCGACAGGGCGACCTCCGCGTCCGCCAGCTCGTGCTCCATCCGTGTGTTGTGCGCTACGGCCTCCGGGCTGTCGCCCGGTAGCGGGTCCGCCTGCCACAGGCCCACGAGGTTCGGCAGCGGCGGCATGTCCTCGTGCGGAAGGATCGCCATGATCGCGGTGCGCCCGGTGCCGACCCGCGGGTCGGACAGGATGTCGCGCACGCTGTCGAGCCGCAGCCCGCCGCGCTGCTCGCCGGCGCGCACCAGGTCCAGCCGGGCCTGGATGATGCGTCGCCAGTAGGAGACACGGTCCTCTTCGGCGGCCAGCGCCTTGCGGTAGATGCGCAGGGCACTGAGCGTGAGGTGAGCGAAGTCGGCGCTGCGCTCGGGCACCGGCCGCAGCCGTGCGGATGGCCGTCCCGGCGCCGTCATCCCCCACGCTCCCTCGGTCGTGACTCTCCGTAGTCGTCACTGGGTGTCTCGGGGGCTCTGCCGTGATGCTTGAGGGGGATTCGCCCGCTGTCACCCGGACGGGTCAGCCTGAGCCGACCGTAGGCTGGACGGGTGCCTGCCGCCGCGCTCGATGTCGCATCAGAGACCCGCACGGCGCTGGTCCGCCGGGCCCGCAGGATCAACCGCGAGCTGGAGCGCCTCTACCCCGATGCGCACTGCGAGCTCGACTTCTCCTCCCCGCTCGAGCTGCTCGTCGCCACCGTCCTGTCGGCCCAGTGCACGGACAAGCGCGTCAACGAGGTGACGCCGAAGGTCTTCGCGCGCTACCCCACCGCGGCCGACTACGCCGCCGCGGACCGCCTCGAGCTCGAGGAGCTGATCAGATCCACCGGTTTCTTCCGGGCGAAGACGACCAGCCTGATCGGGATCGGTCAGGCGCTGTGCGAGCGGTTCGGCGGACAGGTGCCCGGCCGGCTGAAGGACCTCGTCACGTTGCCCGGGGTGGGGCGCAAGACCGCCAACGTCGTGCTCGGCAACGCGTTCGGCACGCCGGGCATCACGGTCGACACGCACTTCGGCCGACTCTCCCGGCGCTTCGCCTGGACTGCCTCCGACGACCCGGTGCAGGTCGAGGCCGAGGTCGGTGCGCTGTTCCCGAAGAGCGACTGGACGGTCCTGTCACACCGGATGATCTGGCACGGCCGGCGGGTCTGCCACGCGCGCCGGCCGGCGTGCGGCGCCTGCGCGGTCGCCCGGTGGTGCCCGTCGTACGGCATAGGGCCGACGGACCCGCTGGTCGCCGCCAAGCTGGTGAAGTCGGCGGAGCAGGTGGCGACCTCGGCATGAGACCGGCCGGGCTCGTGGTGGGGGCGATGGTGCTCGCCCTGGGGGCGGGCTGCGCTACGTCGTCGAACGACGCCGCCACGGCCGGCCCGTCGGTGAAGGGTGCCGCCTCGTCGTTCGCGCCGCCGCCGTCGACCGCCGAGCTGGTGAGCCGCGCCGGCCTGGCGGCCTGCCCGGTGCCCGGCCACGGCGCAGCCGCGCTGCCGTCGGTGACCCTGCCCTGCCTCGGCGCGGGCGCGGCGGTGCCGATGGCGCGGCTCACCGGGGCGCCGACCGTGCTCAACGTCTGGGCCAGCTGGTGCGAGCCGTGCCGGCGCGAGGTGCCGTTCTTCCAGGCGCTGCACGCGCGCGCGGGCGACCGGCTGCGCGTGCTCGGGGTCGACACGGAGGACAGCTCCCGCAGCGCGCTCGACTTCGCCGCGCACGCCGGCATGCGCTACCCGTCGGTGGTCGACGAGGACGGCACGGTGCTGCGCAGCTTCCGCGGGGTCGGCCCGCCGATGACCGTCTTCGTCGCCGCCGACGGGCGGGTGGTGCACGTAGCCCGCGGCGAGTACCAACGGCTCGCCGACCTGCAGCGCGACGTCGAGACCTACCTCGGGGTGCGGCTGTGACCGACCCCGTGCAGATCGCTCCCGACTGGCTGCGGCCGCTCGTCGTCGCGGCGACGGCGATCCGCTGGGACGACTGGCACCGCGTGCCGCCCGTCGACGGCGGCCGGCCGGCCGCGGTGCTCGTGCTCTTCGGTCACGATGAGCAGCACGGTCCCGACGTGCTGCTCATCGAGCGCAGCGTGCACCTGCGCGAGCACGCCGGGCAGCCCGCCTTCCCCGGCGGGAAGATCGAACCGGACGACGACGGCCCGGTCGAGGCGGCGCTGCGCGAGGCGGTCGAGGAGACCGGTCTCGACCCGCTCGGCGTCACCGTCCTCACGACGCTCCCGCAGCTGGGCATCCCGCGTACGGGCTTCGCCGTCACCCCGGTCCTGTCCTGGTGGCGCACCCCCTCGCAGGTCGCACCAGTCGACTTCGCCGAGGTCGCCGCCGTCGTCCGGGTGCCGGTCGCCGAGCTGGCCGACCCGGCCAACCGGGTCCAGGTGGCGAGTCCCAGCGGTTACACCGGCCCGGCGTTCGCCGTGCGTGACATGCTCGTGTGGGGCTTCACCGCGGCCCTGCTCGACCGCCTGCTCGCGCTCGGCGGCTGGGAGCAACCGTGGGACCGAAGCCGCGTGCGCGGCCTGCCGCGCGTGGGCTGAGGAGGCGCAGCGGTGGGCACCGGGGACCTGCTCGACGTCATCCTCGTGCTGGTCGCCCTGGCGTTCGCCCTGAGCGGCTACCGGCAGGGCTTCATCGTCGGCATCCTCTCCTTCGCCGGGTTCATCGCGGGCGGGGTCCTCGGGGCGAAGTTCAGTCCCGATCTGCACTCGGCCATCGGCCCGTCGTTCAACGCGGCGCTGTTCGGTCTCATCACGGTCTTCGTCTTCGCCTCGGTCGGCCAGCTCGCGGCCACCGCCGCCGGTGCGGCCGTCCGCCAGCAGATCCGCTGGCGCCCGGTGCGGCTGGCCGACCATGCCGGCGGGGCGATGATCAGCACGGTCTCCGTGCTGCTCGTCGCGTGGCTCGTCGGTACCGCGCTGGCGCACAGCAACCTGAGCTCGGTCTCCAAGCAGGTGCGCCACTCCGCGATCCTGGGCGCGATCGACGACGTGATGCCCGACTCGGCCCGCACGTGGTTCTCGGGCTTCCGGCGGATGCTCGACACCAGCGGCTTCCCGCAGGTGTTCGGCGCGCTCGGCCCGGAGCGCATCGTCAACGTGCCGCCGCCGGACCCCGCGATCGCCAACAGCCAGGCGGTGCGCGTCGCCCGCCCGGACATCGTGAAGATCATCGGCGTCGCGCGCTCCTGCTCGCGCCAGCTCGAGGGCAGCGGTTTCGTCTACGCCCCCGAGCGGGTGATGACCAATGCGCACGTGGTCGCCGGGGTGAGCGACCCCCAGGTGTCGACGGTCTCGGGGCGCACCTACGACTCGCGCGTCGTGCTCTACGACCCGCACACCGACGTCGCGGTGCTCTACGTGCCCGGGCTCGACAACTCGCCGCTGCACTTCACCGGCCCGGCCTCGACCGGCCAGAGCGCGGTCGTCGCCGGCTACCCGGAGAACGGCCCGTTCACCGCGGTGGCGGCGCGCATCCGCACCCGCCAGACCGCGCGGGGCCCGGACATCTACCAGAGCTCGCAGGTGACGCGCGAGATCTACTCGATCTACGCGCGCGTCCTGCCGGGCAACTCGGGCGGCCCGCTGCTGGCTCCTGACGGTGGGGTCTACGGCGTCGTGTTCGCGGCGGCGGTCGACGACTCCAACACCGGCTACGCGCTGACGGCCGGGCAGGTCGCGGGGGATGCGCGGGCAGGCCAGCACGCGACGGCCCAGGTCGGCACCGGGGCCTGCGACTAGGGCCGGTCGCCTTAGGAGATCGTGCGGCTCTCGACCAGCGCCTTGAGGCGCTGCAGCGTCGCTTCCATCGAGGTCGCGTTGCGCTTGGGGATGCCGATGGCCTCGTAGACCGCGCCGGCCAGCGCCGGCTCCCAGTCGAACGTCTCGACGACCCGCGTGGCCGGGGCACCCCCGTCGCTGACGGGCGTCAGCTCGTAGCGCCACACGTGCCGGCCGAGATGGCGCCAGGCGATCGCGCGGTCCTCGTCGTACTCCACGACCTGGTTGCCGATCAGGTAGGGGACGCCCATCCGCATCCGCATCCGGAACCGCGCGCCGAGGTAGAGCCGCGGCGGCCCGCTCACCGCGCCCTTGACGGTCTCCGAGCCGTCGATGAGCTGGTGCTGCGTCGGGTCGGCGAGCACGTCGAAGACCGCCGAAGCCGGGGCGTTGACAACGATCTCGCGGGACACCGACTTCGCCATGCCCGCACCCTAACCAGCGGTCTTGCGGTAGCAGAGATCGGTGTCCCAGCGGGCGAAACCCAGCTCCTCGTAGATGCCGATGGCGGGGGTGTTGGTCTCGTCGACGTACAGCATCACCTGCGACAGGCCGCGGGCCCGCAGGTGCCGCAGGCCGACGAGGGTGAGCGCCGGCCCGAGCCGCTTGCCCTGCATCGACGGGTCGACGCCGACGACGTAGACCTCGCCGATCGGTTCGTGGTGGTGGCTGCCGTCGGCGCCGTGCACCTTCGTCCAGTGGAAGCCGACGAGGTCGTCGCCGTGCTCGGCGAGGAAGAAGCCGGAGGCGTCGAACCACGGTTCGCGCTCCCGCAGGCGCAGGTCCTCGATCGTCCACGTGCCCTGCTCGGGGTGCTCGGCGAACGCCCGCGCGTTGACCGCCACCCAGCCCTCCTCGTCGCGCCCGACGACGAACGTGCGGATCGTGATGCCGGCCGGCAGCCGGGGCTCGGGCAGCGGCGCGTAGAGCGAGCGGCGCATCTGCCACAGCACCCGGTCCTGCCGGAAGCCCAGCTTCCCGGCGAGGGCGCGGGCAGCGTCTCCCTCCCCGTGGGCCCACAGCCGCAGGTTGCCGCCGCTCTCGTCGAGGAGCGCGTCGACCAGTGCCCGTCCGTGCCCGCGGCGGCGGGCGTGCGGCGCCACCGTGAGCTCGGCGCTGGGGCCTTCGACGGGGTCGCTCACGTCGAGGTGGGCGTAGCCGACCAGCTCGTCGCCGTCGTACTGCAGGAAGTTGCGCGTGGGGTCGTCGCCGCCGTGGCGCAGGTGCAGCATCACGTGCTCGGACAGGGGGCGTACGCCGTCGGCGTCGGTCACCGCGTCGACGAGCCGGGTGACCGCGCGGACCTGCTCGGGGTCCAGGCGGTCGAGACGCTCGATGCGGGACCCCATGCGCCGGAGCCTAACGGGACCGGCCGGGCGCCCTTTCCGGCGCTTGTTCGAGGCCCTCGGCCGGCGCGGTCGCGGCGACGAACTTGTAGCCGACGTTGCGGACAGTGCCGATCAGTGCCTCGTGCTCGGGCCCGAGCTTGGCCCGCAACCGTCGGACGTGGACGTCGACGGTGCGGGTGCCGCCGTAGTAGTCGTAGCCCCAGACCTCTTGCAGCAGCTGCTCGCGGGTGAAGACCCGGCCCGGGTGCTGGGCGAGGAACTTCAGCAGCTCGAACTCCTTGAACGTGAGGTCGAGCGGCTCGGCGCGCAGCCGTGCGGTGTAGGTCGACTCGTCGATCGAGAGCTCGCCGTTGCGGATCTCGGTGCTCGGTGTGACGGCGGTGGTCGCGCGGCGGCCTGCCGCCAGCCGCAACCGTGCCTCGAACTCCGCCGGGCCGACCGACTCGAGCACCACGTCGTCGACGCCCCACTCCGCAGTGAGCGCGGCGAGCCCGCCCTCGGTGACGACGGCGAGGACCGGCGCCGTGGTACCGGTCGTCTGCAGCAGCCGGCACAGCCCCCTGGCGGCGTGCAGGTCGCGGCGGGCGTCGACGAACAGCGCATCGGCGGGTGGGGCGTCGAGGAGCGCGACCGGCTCCAGCGGCAGCACGCGGACGTCGTGCAGCAGCAGGTCGAGCACGGGCAGCACGGAGTTGGCGGTGCCCGGCGCGTTGGTGAGGAGCAGCAGTCGGGCCACGTCTCCGCCTTCCGCGGGTCACCACGAGAATAGGTGCATGAGGGGCACGATCCGGTACTGGGCGGCGGCGAAAGCTGCCGCCGGTGTCGCCGAGGAGCCCTACGACGGGATCACGCTGGCGGACGCGCTGGACGCGGCACGGACCCGCCACCCGGAGCGCCTGCCCCAGGTGCTGGAGCGTTGCTCGTTCATCGTCGACGGGGTGCCGGTGGGCGCGCGGGCGCACGACGCCGTCGCCCTGCACGACGGTGGTGTCGTCGAGGTGCTGCCCCCGTTCGCCGGTGGCGCCGAGGTGGTGCTGCCCGACACCGGCGGCCGGCCGCTGCTGACGGGGCTCGTGACGGCCCTGCTCGCCGGGGTGCTGATGGCGGCCGCGCACGCGACCGCGGCGGTGCTCGCGATCGTCGTGCTGGTGGTCCAGGTGCTGCTGACGCTTGCGTGGCTCGCTGCGCTGGGCGCGGCCGGCGGGCTCGGCGCCTTTGCCGTGGTCGCGGCGGCGGCGGTGGCGGCCGACGCGGCGCTCGTGGCCGCCGGAGGCGCGCGCGTCGACGACCTCGTGGGTGTCGTGGGCATCGCCATGGCGGGCTCGCTGCTGCACCAGGTCGCCCGGCGGCGCCGCAGCAAGGTCACGCTGTCGGTCGCGGCGACGATGTCGGCCGTGGTGCTGGCCGTGGCGGCGGCGACCTACGTCGCGCTGCGCTCCGGGGTGGACGGCCGGGCGGCGGTCGCTGCGGGTCTCGCGGGTGTGGGGGCGGCGGTGCTGGTCGCCCGGCTCGTCGATGCGGTGCTGCCCCGGCCGATCGCGGTGCCGCGGGGCAGCCGTGGCTGGCCGGGGTTGCTGCTCGGGGTCGCGGCGGCTTTCGGCGCGGGGCTCGCCTACGGCGCGCTGGTCGGCGGCATCCAGACGTCCGACGCGTGGGCGATCGCGCTGGCCGCCGGGGCGGTGGGGCTGGCCGCGGACCTGGCCGTCGACGCCGGTGCGATCGGGGTGACGCTCGAGGGCGACACCCGCCAGCG
This window contains:
- a CDS encoding response regulator transcription factor; this translates as MARLLLLTNAPGTANSVLPVLDLLLHDVRVLPLEPVALLDAPPADALFVDARRDLHAARGLCRLLQTTGTTAPVLAVVTEGGLAALTAEWGVDDVVLESVGPAEFEARLRLAAGRRATTAVTPSTEIRNGELSIDESTYTARLRAEPLDLTFKEFELLKFLAQHPGRVFTREQLLQEVWGYDYYGGTRTVDVHVRRLRAKLGPEHEALIGTVRNVGYKFVAATAPAEGLEQAPERAPGRSR